A window from Drosophila subobscura isolate 14011-0131.10 chromosome O, UCBerk_Dsub_1.0, whole genome shotgun sequence encodes these proteins:
- the LOC117897965 gene encoding general odorant-binding protein 83a — protein sequence MALNGFGRQQEEQQLGRRLRRPVSAAVLLIALSLLSEALMLPPAAAQRDENYPPPGIMKMAKPFHDSCVEKTGVTEAAIKEFSDGDIHEDEKLKCYMNCFFHEIEVVDDNGDVHLEKLFATVPLSIRDKLMEMSKDCVHPEGDSLCQKAWWFHQCWKKADPKHYFLV from the exons ATGGCTTTGAATGGCTTTGGTcgacagcaggaggagcagcagcttggaCGCCGCCTTCGTCGTCCTGTCAGTGCAGCCGTCCTCTTAATCGCCTTGTCGCTGCTCAGCGAGGCGCTGATGCTGCCACCGGCTGCGGCGCAGCGTGACGAGAAC taTCCACCGCCGGGCATAATGAAAATGGCGAAACCCTTCCACGATTCCTGTGTGGAGAAAACGGGCGTCACCGAGG CGGCCATCAAGGAGTTCAGCGACGGGGACATACACGAGGACGAGAAGCTCAAGTGCTACATGAATTGCTTCTTCCACGAGATCGAAGTGGTTGACGATAATGGCGATGTTCACTTGGAGAAACTCTTTGCCACTGTTCCACTCTCCATTCGGGATAAGTTGATGGAAATGTCCAAGGATTGTGTGCATCCCGAGGGAGATTCGCTGTGCCAGAAGGCCTGGTGGTTCCATCAGTGCTGGAAAAAGGCCGATCCCAAG CATTACTTTTTGGTTTGA
- the LOC117897967 gene encoding pheromone-binding protein-related protein 6, with product MMKFAALLTLLLGFGAAQEPRRDAEYPPPAILKLAQHFHDICAPKTGVTDAAIKEFSDGEIHEDENLKCYMNCLFHEFDVVDDNGDVHMEKLFNAVPSEKLRNVLMEASKDCIHPEGDTLCHKAWWFHQCWKKADPVHYFLV from the exons ATGATGAAatttgctgctctgctcaccCTGCTGCTCGGTTTTGGGGCCGCTCAGGAACCCCGGCGGGATGCTGAG TATCCACCGCCAGCGATTCTGAAATTGGCCCAACACTTTCACGATATTTGTGCACCCAAAACTGGTGTCACGGATG CGGCCATCAAGGAGTTTAGCGACGGGGAAATACACGAGGACGAGAATCTCAAGTGCTACATGAACTGTCTGTTCCACGAGTTCGATGTGGTGGATGATAATGGCGATGTGCATATGGAGAAACTATTCAATGCCGTTCCATCGGAAAAGTTACGCAACGTTTTGATGGAGGCCTCCAAAGATTGCATTCATCCGGAGGGCGACACGTTGTGCCACAAGGCCTGGTGGTTCCATCAGTGCTGGAAGAAGGCCGATCCTGTCCACTATTTCTTGGtctaa